From one Pseudoliparis swirei isolate HS2019 ecotype Mariana Trench chromosome 5, NWPU_hadal_v1, whole genome shotgun sequence genomic stretch:
- the axdnd1 gene encoding axonemal dynein light chain domain-containing protein 1 translates to MSAVTRANSAPGSWRPEPDARVVELNVPAESRKRYPPIVNNHALPDELVVSLTSTVSSRSTPGHTAHHRHCKGCGLRRPDAVWHHQLGRKKYKFFLEQPTSLTGAGRDISFLCDAMVTQRKRSPLPPLTDRSGIGEPQNVNVSDRLIPEEYHMVKNKGLRSLEFFEDAFTVQLQDDEQKLRVFPSLRPSGRLEVIQLMRMMDDMLEKAGVDRQMEELTELSQMEGLLELVQAEQSIYNIVFHELIRQVSVGCAERGQLLAKLRERYQSLLERVPRQLKALHTETVAQRALDRRLTEEIHRIKTSIQRLNTELCRMRDHDASVSRQAERAHRQLAEALEQTHTNSEAVQGYHELYELHRGRLEARLVRLTEERDSWSQLTFCLALKVISLKKLQLIHRLHVIEQSWLKSAEQCCLSLSLKDSDDLNTIMEFTDHWREQLTAFMSQMKRTERAQCEQIGTIQQGIVEWLAFCIAHHHGPQPKHEDASLEKCHADMKNWSQSLALQCDTYQGETLLCCQQTLSELDHDRERWLNISLALFRRHAPPPVDGEPTAGGQQALRELDTALSGLLKQLDTHVTGESGVRGRVAALLGSMESQASRLGAAVDGPAVASVSDWLQLEEALRTWTGLAEHVFQDVSSMQAENQEDNNKPDLFSEAEEALHKVQKFITSMSDFTEGENQRLRDEVRSLHTGLTRWMLDLLLVMVPEHSEDQDQDQDQDQHQDHRYMTNLSPQTLDKDAKTLTEKLNLFSMNISSSCERILEEQILQNPLEPESEEEMNECRNLQKESTDWVETSMMLLCGVAAGPAELPVLQADSASRDHAPESLGNTDVSAEPQADGGFKDEAEPGEDTAEGHDTQQEADQQGELPVSEPTVVKMISYDGNITRRLLGTSRVLLPGTEELVVSPATYEAQKAFSDLTTISLLQQELHDSELRVQSAEQRSLEAEDALQGALDTIRDLERRLQGRPGLNSTGSEERKKTPPLPPRSPLPLTTPPKKSESKATGSTKKTKKR, encoded by the exons ATGTCTGCGGTCACGAGAGCCAACTCAGCGCCGGGTTCATGGAGGCCGGAGCCGGACGCCAGAG TTGTGGAGCTGAATGTCCCAGCAGAGAGCAGGAAGAGATATCCTCCCATCGTCAACAACCACGCCCTCCCAGATGAGCTGGTGGTCAGCCTGACCTCCACCGTGAGCAGCAGGAGCACGCCGGGCCACACTGCACACCACCGGCACTGCAAG GGATGTGGACTCAGACGGCCGGACGCAGTCTGGCATCATCAGCTCGGACGCAAGAAATACAAATTCTTTCTGGAGCAGCCGACATCCCTGACCGGAGCGGGCAG GGATATTTCGTTCCTGTGCGATGCCATGGTaacccagaggaagaggagccccctccccccactgactgacagaAGTGGCATCGGAGAACCACAG AACGTGAATGTCTCAGACCGTCTGATCCCGGAGGAATATCACATGGTGAAGAACAAAGGTCTACGGAGCCTCGAGTTCTTCGAGGA TGCGTTCACGGTGCAGCTGCAGGACGATGAGCAGAAGCTGCGTGTCTTCCCTTCATT GAGGCCCAGTGGCAGGCTGGAGGTGATCCAGCTGATGAGGATGATGGATGACATGCTGGAGAAGGCCGGAGTGGATCGGCAGATGGAGGAGCTGACGGAGCTCTCCCAG ATGGAGGGTCTGCTGGAGCTGGTGCAGGCGGAGCAGAGCATCTACAACATCGTTTTCCACGAGCTGATCCGGCAGGTCAGCGTCGGCTGTGCCGAGAGAGGACAGCTGCTCGCCAAgctcag aGAGCGCTACCAGTCCCTGCTGGAGCGAGTCCCCAGGCAGCTGAAGGCTCTGCACACGGAGACGGTGGCCCAGCGAGCTCTGGACCGCCGGCTCACGGAGGAGATCCACCGCATCAAGACCTCCATCCAGAGGCTCAACAC GGAGCTGTGCAGGATGAGAGACCATGATGCATCTGTTTCCCGGCAGGCCGAGCGCGCTCACCGGCAGCTGGCAGAGGCCCTCGAGCAAACTCACACCAACTCAGA GGCGGTGCAGGGCTACCACGAGCTGTACGAGCTGCACCGGGGCCGCCTGGAGGCCCGGCTGGTccggctgacggaggagagagactccTGGAGCCAGCTCACCTTCTGCCTCGCCCTCAAG GTGATCAGTTTGAAGAAGCTGCAGCTGATCCATCGGCTTCACGTCATCGAGCAGAGCTGGTTGAAGTCGGCCGAGCAGTGCTGCCTCTCCCTCAGCTTGAAG GACTCAGACGACCTGAATACCATCATGGAGTTCACTGACCACTGGAGGGAGCAGCTGACTGCCTTCATGTCCCAGATGAAGAGGACTGAGCGTGCTCAGTGTGAACAGATCGGGACAATCCAGCAAGGCATCGTCGAGTGGCTCGCCTTCTGCATCGCGCACCACCA CGGTCCTCAACCAAAGCATGAGGACGCTTCTTTGGAAAAGTGTCACGCTGATATGAAAAACTGGTCACAG TCATTGGCCCTCCAGTGTGACACCTATCAAGGTGAGACGCTGCTGTGCTGCCAGCAGACACTCAGCGAGCTCGACCACGACCGGGAAAGATGGCTGAACATCAGCCTGGCGCTCTTCAGAAGACACGCCCCTCCTCCGGTGGACGGCGAACCGACAGCTGGAGGCCAGCAGGCCCTCAGAGAGCTGGACACGGCCCTGTCGGggctcctgaagcagctggacACCCACGTCACTGGAGAGAGTG GGGTCCGCGGCCGGGTCGCGGCGCTGCTCGGCTCGATGGAGTCCCAGGCCTCCAGGCTCGGTGCGGCGGTCGATGGACCAGCAGTGGCCTctgtctctgattggctgcagctggaggaggctcTGAGGACCTGGACGGGTCTGGCCGAACACGTTTTTCAGGACGTCTCCAGCATGCAGGCGGAGAACCAAGAGgacaacaacaagcctgacttatt ctcagaGGCAGAGGAGGCGTTACACAAAGTGCAGAAGTTCATCACCAGCATGTCCGACTTCACTGAGGGTGAGAACCAGCGGCTCAGAGACGAG GTCCGTTCTCTTCACACGGGTCTGACCCGCTGGATGCTGGATCTGCTGCTCGTCATGGTTCCAGAGCACAGtgaagaccaggaccaggaccaggaccaggaccagcaccaggaccaccGCTACATGACAAACCTCTCACCACAGACGCTGGATAAAGACGCCAAGACGCTGACTGAGAAACTGAACTTGTTCTCCATGAACATCAGCAG CTCTTGCGAACGGATCCTGGAGGAGCAGATTCTGCAGAACCCACTTGAACCCGAGAGCGAGGAAGAGATGAACGAGTGCAGGAATCTGCAG AAGGAGAGCACCGATTGGGTGGAGACCAGCATGATGCTGCTCTGTGGAGTGGCAGCTGGTCCTGCAGAGCTTCCTGTCCTGCAGGCTGACTCCGCCTCCAGGGACCACGCCCCGGAGAGTCTG GGGAACACGGACGTGTCAGCAGAGCCTCAAGCAGACGGGGGGTTTAAAGATGAGGCTGAGCCAGGAGAG GACACGGCCGAAGGACACGACACACAACAAGAGGCCGATCAG cagggggagctGCCGGTGTCTGAGCCCACTGTGGTGAAGATGATCAGCTACGATGGAAACATCACACGCAGACTGCTGGGAACGAGCCGAGTGCTCCTGCCCGGG aCTGAGGAGCTGGTTGTGTCTCCAGCAACATATGAAGCCCAGAAAGCTTTCAGTGATCTGACCACGATCAGTTTACTGCAGCAGGAACTTCA TGACTCTGAGCTGCGTGTCCAGAGCGCGGAGCAGCGGTCCCTTGAAGCCGAAGacgccctgcagggggcgctggaCACGATCCGGGATCTGGAGAGACGACTGCAGGGTCGGCCCGGCCTGAATAGCACCGGCAGCGAAG agaggaagaagacgccccccctccccccccgctctcctcttcctctcacgacTCCTCCAAAGAAGAGTGAATCCAAAGCCACCGGCAGCACCAAGAAGACCAAGAAACGCTGA
- the nphs2 gene encoding podocin, producing MTSEWEEAHMLFTAEPPDSMEKSSDDHRGLPARSRVAPGRERQSGASATPRGHRPRSSKAGRVPGGSAAARTERLRKEKVETGQVKEKVETGQVKEKVRTTVVDIDGVRDEEVKEVNGEDEGLLEAAEQEEALQQENLAVCEWLLMVLVLALVLLLLPLSIWFCVKVVRQHERAVVFRLGHLLRGRPRGPGLLFFLPLLDVCHKVDIRLTLLKVPPHTVVTRDLVRLELSAVCYYRVEDVARCSVALRSLTSALQAAVQAALRDEAARHTLAHLLQNRRSVGLKVREDVDSAAGPWGVKVERAEIDELGLPEELQLSLTLQAAAERRHQVRVRSAEEELDAWEGFRASLRLLRPALVTPDLSSPPPPPPPPPPPPPAVEGEGGATDGEPDTDSPMM from the exons ATGACCTCTGAATGGGAAGAAGCACATATGCTCTTCACCGCAGAGCCTCCGGACAGCATGGAGAAGTCTTCCGATGACCACCGCGGCCTCCCGGCCAGGTCCAGGGTGGCGCccgggagagagaggcagagcggAGCCTCCGCGACCCCCAGAGGTCACAGGCCAAGGTCATCGAAGGCAGGCCGGGTCCCCGGGGGGTCGGCGGCGGCGAGGACGGAGAGGCTGCGGAAAGAGAAGGTGGAGACAGGccaggtgaaggagaaggtggagacaggccaggtgaaggagaaggtgaggaCCACTGTGGTGGACATCGACGGCGTGAGAGACGAGGAGGTCAAAGAGGTCAACGGGGAAGACGAGGGGCTCCTGGAAGCAGCCGAGCAGGAGGAAG ctctgcagcaGGAGAACCTGGCCGTGTGTGAGTGGCTGCtgatggtgctggtcctggctctggttctcctcctcctccctctctccatctggtTCTGTGTCAAA gtggtgaGGCAGCACGAGAGAGCGGTGGTCTTCCGGCTGGGTCACCTGCTGCGTGGACGCCCCCGAGGACCAG gcctcctcttcttcctcccgctTCTCGATGTGTGTCACAAGGTCGACATTCGACTGACGCTGCTGAAGGTTCCTCCTCACACG GTGGTGACTCGGGACCTGGTGCGGCTGGAGCTCAGCGCCGTGTGCTACTACCGGGTGGAGGACGTGGCTCGGTGCAGCGTGGCTCTGCGCAGCCTGACCTCGGCGCTGCAGGCCGCGGTCCAGGCGGCGCTCAGAGACGAGGCGGCCCGCCACACGCTGGCCCACCTGCTGCAGAACCGCCGGAGCGTCGGACTGAAGGTGCGAGAGGACGTGGACTCCGCCGCCGGCCCCTGGGGCGTCAAAGTAGAGCGAGCAGAGAT AGACGAGCTCGGCCTGCCTGAGGAGCTCCAGCTGAGTCTGACCTTGCAGGCTGCAGCCGAGAGACGCCACCAGGTCAGA gTGAGATCggcagaagaggagcttgacGCCTGGGAGGGGTTCagggcttctctccgtctcctccgcccGGCCCtggtgacccctgacctctcatccccgcctcccccccctcctcctcctccacctcctccccccgccgtggagggagagggaggggcgaCCGACGGGGAACCGGACACCGACTCTCCGATGATGTGA